In the genome of Danio rerio strain Tuebingen ecotype United States chromosome 23, GRCz12tu, whole genome shotgun sequence, one region contains:
- the tns2a gene encoding tensin-2 isoform X13 gives MDRVMERHYDFDLTYITERIISVFFPPLLEEQRYRLNLREVAAMLKSKHQDKFLLLNLSERRHDITRLNPKVHDFGWPDMHSPPLDKICAMCKAMENWLNSDPQHVVVLHCKGNKGKTGVIIAAYMHYSKISAGADQALSTLAMRKFCEDKVASSLQPSQNRYIQYFGGLLSGSIKMNSSPLFLHQVLIPTIPNFQEDDGFFPFLKIYQSMQLVYTSGIYDLQGSASRRLIITIEPALLLKGDIMVKCYHRRVESAERDSVFRLQFHTCTVHAAQLWFGKGELDEACSDDKFPPDAIVEFVFSSGPEKIKGRVSQRNDPAVSVDYNTNDPVVRWDSYENFNQRHQDSLEDIAHTRGPVDGSLYAQVKKRRAAAGCSSLPSTNGSPARSSEERPSQLLSVSTDSGHSSVPPDRLDEPTRPAPPTQQEREELERLLGGIEGDGLRDRDRETAILDDGDSLPPERTGSLRLGRSCSCRVGYRSQGCAEPGCNGFHHLPNGHCLDRPTTTNGHTGALSPDLLWDRQQGPQHYLHRTCSEGPSRHLYPYPSQEINSHPHSLSPRLLCRPDEYISYPHHHHNHSHHPKPSGPYHDVMMIDGLVTPGCPCRDCALRREEFHTLRLDREDGIHWEREAELHRDNGLRRTREADMQRGAEIWEREPGLRRGREMSLHWDRDRDAELQWEREREAEYWHRRATVSPYGPHGHELPAFNFDPLPAGHPAYPEPSRSHSHAHLDLKYSSSSSGYQTPHQTCPCSPYQPSPSESRGYASGYQSESTSPLPPPSASCPGPVHHASGPTENQTDPHSQHFTSDSNTDCPGADSIGWRNHITHGSLRRMHPHAPYSTPSDISGPPTPVHTSSPLRTQESPSLSVRDYDSREGNSESSSAHSLNRPHPATIQPNMTNAGSRQTLLSSSPETPEINPLPTTPTTAQHLAAHSLPTTPPTPQIATEHSPPLTPESESTQPQANCSPTAATVLPTVEMVPQSTETIKPAHSPHPSSPVLAESIPAHMQSNGVPPSPESDAPKPASSAPASPQPPAGDHESSSSPEPSVPGFATLGRKLMLGSETSLSAGHSMDASSNSTPTFPVSPACCTPSPPPGSYPGCPSSSVPQPPLPEKRRPSGLPGSPNGRSGTLRASMSHQPSGQHHVTFSPSVGELAVPIGQVEVGVEGEIGNRVSVKFVQDSSRFWYKPGISREQAIAALKEREPGAFLIRDSNSFQGAYGLALKVASPPPNVNNHSSKGDPLEQLVRHFLIETGPRGVKIKGCQNEPYFGSLSALVYQHSITPISLPCALRIPEKDPIGDVVEVQPVSNMSTAADLLKQGAACNVLYLNSVETESLTGPQAIAKATGATLSRSPRPSATVVHFKVSAQGITLTDSQRRVFFRRHYPINSVTYSSIDPQDRRVFGFVAKKPGSVAENVCHLFAELDPEQPATAIVNFINKVMLAPQRR, from the exons ATGGACAGAGTGATGGAGAGACACTATGATTTCGACCTCACATACATCACAGAGAGGATCATCTCAGTCTTCTTTCCTCCTCTGCTGGAGGAACAGCGCTACCGCCTCAACCTCAGAGAGGTGGCAGCCATGCTCAAGTCCAAACACCAAGACAAGTTTCTG TTATTAAATCTGTCTGAGCGAAGGCATGACATCACCCGCTTAAACCCAAAG GTTCATGACTTCGGCTGGCCAGATATGCACTCTCCTCCGCTGGATAAGATCTGTGCCATGTGCAAAGCCATGGAGAACTGGCTGAACTCTGACCCCCAGCATGTGGTCGTTCTGCACTGTAAG gGCAACAAAGGAAAGACCGGTGTAATCATTGCTGCCTATATGCATTACAGCAAGATATCAGCGGG GGCAGATCAGGCGCTCAGCACGTTGGCCATGAGGAAGTTTTGTGAAGATAAAGTAGCGTCCTCTCTCCAGCCCTCTCAGAACAG GTATATCCAGTACTTTGGAGGGCTTCTCTCAGGGTCTATCAAAATGAACAGCAGTCCTCTCTTCCTCCACCAGGTCCTCATTCCTACCATCCCCAACTTCCAGGAAGATGATG GTTTCTTCCCTTTCCTGAAGATCTATCAGTCCATGCAGCTTGTCTATACTTCTGGCATATA TGATCTGCAGGGCTCTGCGAGCAGGCGGCTGATCATTACTATTGAGCCTGCATTGCTCCTGAAAGGAGACATCATG GTGAAGTGTTATCACAGGCGAGTGGAGTCTGCTGAGAGAGACTCAGTGTTTCGACTGCAGTTTCATACATGCACCGTTCATGCAGCTCAGCTCTGGTTCGGCAAAGGGGAACTGGATGAAGCTTGTTCAG ATGACAAATTTCCCCCTGATGCCATAGTGGAGTTTGTGTTTTCATCTGGGCCTGAGAAAATTAAAG GGAGAGTGAGCCAAAGGAATGATCCAGCTGTCAGTGTGGACTATAACACAAATGATCCAGTGGTGCGCTGGGACTCATATGAGAACTTCAATCAGAGGCATCAGGACAGCCTAGAGG ATATTGCTCATACACGTGGCCCTGTAGATGGCAGCTTGTATGCACAGGTTAAAAAGCGCCGCGCTGCTGCTGGCTGCTCCTCTCTGCCATCGACCAATGGAAGCCCTGCAAGAAGCTCTGAGGAAAGACCAAGTCAGCTTTTGTCTGTTAGCACTGATTCCGGACACTCATCTGTTCCTCCTGATCGACTCGATGAACCGACTCGACCGGCCCCGCCTACTCAGCAAGAGAGGGAGGAGCTTGAGCGGCTATTGGGTGGGATTGAAGGCGATGGACTGAGAGACCGTGACCGAGAGACGGCTATTTTGGATGATGGTGATTCCTTGCCTCCTGAAAGAACTGGGTCTCTGAGGTTAGGCCGTTCATGTTCTTGTCGTGTGGGTTACCGATCTCAGGGTTGTGCTGAGCCTGGATGTAATGGATTTCATCATTTACCCAATGGCCATTGCCTTGATCGGCCCACCACCACTAATGGACACACAGGGGCTCTGTCTCCAG ACCTGCTCTGGGACCGCCAGCAAGGTCCACAGCACTACCTGCATCGCACTTGTTCAGAGGGACCATCTCGCCACCTGTATCCATATCCATCCCAAGAGATCAATTCTCATCCACACAGTCTGTCCCCCCGACTGCTTTGTAGACCAGATGAGTACATTTCATATCCTCACCATCATCACAATCATTCACACCATCCCAAACCCAGCGGACCCTACCATGATGTCATGATGATAGATGGCCTAGTGACACCCGGCTGCCCCTGTCGAGACTGTGCTCTACGACGAGAAGAGTTCCACACTTTACGTTTGGACAGAGAGGATGGAATACACTGGGAGAGAGAGGCAGAGCTTCACCGGGATAATGGGTTAAGACGGACAAGAGAGGCTGACATGCAGAGAGGGGCAGAGATATGGGAGCGGGAGCCAGGACTAAGGAGAGGAAGAGAGATGTCTCTTCACTGGGACAGAGACAGAGATGCAGAACTACAGTGGGAGAGAGAACGTGAGGCTGAATACTGGCACAGAAGGGCTACTGTATCCCCATACGGGCCCCACGGTCATGAATTACCTGCGTTTAATTTTGATCCACTCCCAGCAGGCCATCCTGCATACCCAGAACCCTCCCGCTCTCACTCTCATGCCCATCTGGATCTTAAATACAGCAGCAGCTCCAGTGGCTACCAGACACCACACCAGACGTGCCCTTGCTCCCCCTACCAGCCTTCACCCTCAGAGAGTCGAGGATATGCCTCGGGTTACCAGTCTGAGTCTACGTCTCCTCTTCCGCCTCCATCTGCCTCCTGCCCCGGCCCGGTGCACCATGCCAGTGGACCTACAGAAAACCAAACTGACCCCCATTCTCAGCATTTCACCTCTGACTCAAATACAG ATTGCCCTGGTGCAGATAGCATAGGATGGCGTAATCATATTACCCATGGATCCCTCCGGCGGATGCATCCACATGCTCCATATTCAACACCCTCTGATATTTCAGGACCTCCAACACCAGTCCACACAAGCAGCCCTTTACGAACCCAGGAAAG tCCAAGCCTGAGTGTCCGTGACTATGACTCAAGAGAGGGGAACAGTGAAAGCAGTTCTGCTCACTCCCTCAACAGGCCGCATCCAGCTACCATACAGCCCAACATGACCAATGCAGGATCACGGCAAACTCTACTCTCTTCCAGTCCAGAGACTCCTGAGATTAACCCGCTTCCTACCACACCCACCACTGCCCAACATCTTGCAGCTCATTCCCTTCCTACAACACCTCCAACCCCACAAATTGCAACAGAACACTCACCCCCCTTAACGCCCGAGTCAGAATCCACCCAACCACAGGCAAATTGCTCGCCTACTGCTGCTACAGTGCTGCCCACAGTGGAAATGGTGCCACAATCAACTGAGACTATAAAACCAGCACATTCCCCACATCCCTCCTCTCCAGTCCTGGCTGAGTCCATTCCAGCTCACATGCAAAGCAATGGAGTACCACCATCTCCTGAATCAGATGCCCCTAAACCTGCTTCTTCAGCACCTGCATCCCCTCAGCCACCTGCTGGTGACCACGAGAGCTCTTCTTCCCCTGAACCTTCAGTGCCTGGATTTGCCACACTGGGCAGGAAGTTGATGTTGGGCTCTGAAACCTCACTTTCTGCAGGACACAGTATGGATGCCAGTTCTAATTCTACTCCCACTTTCCCAGTCTCTCCTGCCTGCTGTACTCCATCTCCTCCACCAGGCTCCTACCCAGGGTGCCCATCATCCTCCGTCCCACAGCCTCCTCTCCCAGAGAAACGCCGCCCATCCGGCCTCCCAGGCTCACCCAATGGGAGGTCTGGAACACTGAGGGCATCCATGAGTCACCAGCCCTCTGGGCAGCACCATGTTACATTCTCGCCCTCAGTAGGGGAGCTGGCCGTACCCATTGGTCAGGTTGAAGTTGGTGTGGAGGGTGAGATTGGCAACCGTGTCAGTGTGAAATTTGTGCAGGACAGCTCACGATTTTGGTATAAACCTGGCATCTCCAGAGAGCAAG CTATAGCAGCACTGAAGGAAAGAGAGCCAGGGGCCTTCCTCATCCGAGACAGTAACTCCTTCCAGGGGGCCTACGGTCTGGCCCTGAAAGTTGCCAGCCCACCCCCCAACGTCAATAATCATAGCAGCAAAG GAGACCCTCTGGAACAGCTGGTTCGTCACTTTCTGATTGAGACGGGGCCGCGAGGGGTGAAGATCAAGGGCTGTCAGAACGAGCCCTACTTTG GGAGTCTTTCAGCACTGGTGTATCAGCATTCCATTACACCCATCTCTCTGCCCTGTGCCCTCCGTATCCCAGAGAAAG ACCCAATAGGTGATGTAGTGGAGGTTCAGCCGGTGAGTAACATGAGCACAGCCGCAGACCTCCTGAAACAGGGAGCAG CCTGTAATGTGCTGTACCTGAATTCAGTGGAGACCGAGTCCCTGACGGGGCCACAGGCTATCGCTAAAGCTACAGGGGCCACATTGTCTCGCAGTCCTCGCCCCTCTGCCACAGTGGTCCACTTTAAGGTGTCTGCGCAAGGCATCACACTGACAGACAGCCAGCGCAG GGTGTTCTTCAGGAGACACTATCCCATCAACAGTGTGACTTACAGCAGCATCGACCCACAAGACAGGAG